A stretch of the Gossypium hirsutum isolate 1008001.06 chromosome D07, Gossypium_hirsutum_v2.1, whole genome shotgun sequence genome encodes the following:
- the LOC107944889 gene encoding gamma carbonic anhydrase-like 1, mitochondrial, giving the protein MATSIAARISRKAAASAFSAHRHVISSRCFATESAKTISPSSDRVKWDYRGQRKIIPLGQWVPKVAVDAYVAPNVVLAGQVTVYDGASVWNGCVLRGDLNKITVGFCSNVQERCVIHAAWSSPTGLPAETSIERFVTIGAYSLLRSCTIEPECIIGQHSILMEGSLVETHSILEAGSVVPPGRRIPTGELWAGNPARFVRALTHEETLEIPKLAVAINDLSKEHFSEFLPYSTVYLEVEKLKKSLGINI; this is encoded by the exons ATGGCGACATCCATAGCAGCTCGCATCTCCAGGAAGGCCGCGGCCTCTGCTTTCTCCGCTCACCGTCACGTAATCTCATCCCGTTGTTTCGCCACGGAGTCGGCGAAAACGATCTCGCCGTCGTCGGATCGAGTCAAGTGGGACTACAGGGGCCAAAGGAAGATAATCCCTCTCGGACAGTGGGTCCCTAAGGTCGCCGTCGACGCTTATGTGGCACCTAATGTCGTCTTGGCCGGTCAAGTAACCGTCTACGACGGAGCGTCGGTGTGGAACGGCTGCGTCCTACGTGGCGATCTCAACAAGATCACCGTTGGATTCTGCTCTAATGTCCAGGAACGCTGCGTCATTCACGCCGCTTGGTCCTCACCTACCG GACTTCCAGCCGAGACTTCAATCGAGAGGTTCGTGACAATTGGTGCATACAGTCTCTTGAGGTCATGCACAATTGAACCGGAGTGCATTATCGGACAGCATTCTATTCTCATGGAAGGTTCCTTGGTGGAAACACACTCAATCCTTGAAGCTGGTTCTGTAGTACCTCCAGGCAGGAGAATCCCAACCGGTGAACTTTGGGCAGGTAATCCAGCTAGGTTTGTTCGAGCTCTAACCCATGAAGAAACCTTAGAAATCCCTAAACTCGCGGTAGCAATCAATGACCTGAGCAAAGAACATTTCTCGGAGTTCCTTCCATACTCAACAGTATATTTGGAAGTTGAGAAGCTCAAGAAGTCCCTGGGAATAAATATTTGA